The following nucleotide sequence is from Allocatelliglobosispora scoriae.
TCGCCGCCAAGGCATCGGCGAACGGCGGCAACGCCGTCGGCTACATCGACAGCGGAGACTGGCTGTCGTTCAAGCCCTACGCGCTGAACGGCGTCACGTCGTTCTCGGCCCGGGTCGCCTCGGCCGGCGTGGGCGGCACCCTGTCGCTGCGCACCGGTTCGCCGACGGGACCGCTCGCCGGCTCCGTCGCGGTGGCACCGACCGGCGGCTGGGAGACCTGGGCGACCGTCACCGGTACGCTCACCCCGCCCACCGGTACGCAGGAGCTCTTCCTCGTCTTCACCGGACCGGCGGGGTCGCTGTTCGACCTCGACGAGTTCACCCTCGGCGCCGGGACCGTCCCCCCGCAGACCGGCACCGATCTGGCCCTGAACCGGCCGGCCACGGCGTCGAGCGTGGAGGGCGCGGGCACACCGGCATCGGGTGCCTTCGACGGCAACGCGGCGACCCGCTGGGCGAGCGCCTTCGCCGATCCACAGTGGATCCAGGTGGATCTGGGGTCGTCGACCGCCATCAACAGGGTGAAGCTGACGTGGGAGGCGGCCTACGGGTCGGCCTATCAGATCCAGACCTCCGACAACGGGACGGCCTGGACCACGATCAAGTCGGTGACCGGCGGGGACGGTGGCGTCGACGACCTCACCGGGCTCACCGGCACGGGCCGATACGTGCGCATGAACGGTACGGCGCGCGGCTCGGCGTGGGGCTACTCGCTCTTCGCCTTCGAGGTCTACGGCGGCGGCACCACACCGCCGGTCACCTCCAATCTGGCCCTGAACCAGCCGGTGACGGCGTCGAGCGTGGAGAACGCGGGCACCCCCGCGTCGGCCGCGGTCGACGGGGTGGGGACGACCCGGTGGTCCAGCCTCGCCACCGATCCGCAGTGGATCCGCGTCGACCTGGGCCAGACCCGCACCGTCAACCGGGTCAAGCTGACCTGGGAGGCGGCCTACGCGACGGCGTACCAGGTGCAGATCTCGCCGGACGGCACGACCTGGACCACGATCCAGAGCGTGACCGGCGGCAACGGTGCGGTCGACGACCTCACCGGCCTGACCGGGACCGGACGCTATGTCCGGATCAACGGCACGACCCGCGCGACCGGGTACGGCTACTCGCTCTGGGAGTTCGAGGTCTACGGCTCCTGACGTGGGATGACGGGGAGGGGACGCGATCGGCGCCCCCTCCCTCACCCGGTGGGGAGCGTGGTGGCGGGGGTGCGGATCGGCACCGCCATCAGCGAGCCGAGCCCCGCGCAGACGACCCACGCACTCTTCGACCAGCATGACGTGACCGGCGGGCCGGTCGGCCCGAAGAGTCCGAGCGTCGTGACGGTGAGATCGCCGCTCGCCGGAACCAGCCCCACCCAGGTCCGTTTCTCATCGGTGGTGCCGTCGTCGATGATCGCGACGACGAGGCCGCCCGCGTCGAGCCCCACCGCCTGCCAGGCGCCGAGATCGGCACGGCGGGCTCCCGTCACCGCGTCCAGGACGACCCGGCCGCCCCGGTCGCCCTGCTGGACCACGATGAGCTCCTCGCCGTCGCCACGGTGCCAGAGCCCGAAGATGGCGGCGTTGGGCGCCGTCCACCGCGCCTCGCCGGAGCGGGGCACGGTGGCGACGATCGCGCCGCGCACGTCACGGCAGACCAGGGCACCGCAGCGCAGGGTGTTCAGCGAGCTCCCGGCGACCGCCGAGTGCCACAGCTCCCGCCGCGAAGCCCGGTCGAAGCCCATCGCCATCGTCGGCTGGGAGCTGCCGGGCAGCGGGAGCGGACCCACCGACGTATCGACCACGATCGTCTCGTCGTCGATGAAGGAGACGGTGGAGTTCGGCGGCAGCCAGCTGATGTCGCTGGTGGTCCCCGAGTCCAGCCGCAGCTGCAGCCGGCTGCCGTCACGCCGCGTCAGGAGGTAGAAGTCGAGGACCGGCAGCGGCTGCGGCACCAGCAGGTTCCCGAACGCCTCGGCGATGTTGTCGATCGACACGCCCTGGCCCGGGTCGAACCGCCATCGTTCGGCTCCGCCGGGCACCTCGATCCCGGCGAACTGCGGCCACGCCCCGTCGCCCTGCATGAGCACGGCGAGCCGCTCGTCCGGTGTGACGGAGTGCAGGCTGCCGGGCCGGGTCCACCGCGGCTCACCGGTCGCGGCGTCGACGGCGACGACCTCCGCCGTGCCGACACCGGCGCCCGCGCCCGAGCCGTCACGCACCTTGCCCGACACGAGCAGCAACCCGTTCACCGCCATCGCGTACACGTCGTCGAGCCGCAGATCGGCCTGCCAGCGGATGCTCCCGTCCGCGAGCCCCCGCACCGTCACCGGGCCGACAGCGGCCTGCTGCTCCAGCACGACGTCCCCGGTGACCCAGGTCAGGTCGGCCGCGACCGTGGCGAAGGTCGTCATCCGCCGCCACGGCGGCGCGGCGGCGGGCAGGGCCGACGCGCCTGCCGTGGCGAGGACCACCACGGCGCAGGCGAGGGCGTAGAGCAACCGCCGCCCGCTGGGCCGGTCCCGGCTCCACGGCGGATCGCCGAGGTCCCGGGGTGCGCCTCCGAGATCGATGACGATCTCGCGCGACTCGTTCATGCCGTCTCCTGTTCAGCCTGTCCCGTCACGCGACGGCGAGGGGGTCGAGCACGATGACCTTGCCCAGGACCGCGCAGACCAGCCAGGCGCCCTGCGTCCAGCAGTCGGAGACGGCTGCCCCCTGCGCGCCCAGCAGCCCCAGCACCCGCACCACCGGTGCACCGGTCGGCGCGACCACGCCGAGCCAGGTGCGGGTCAGGGGACCGCTCGTGTCCATCAGCCGGACGAGCAGCCGACCGTCGACCACCCCGATCGCCCGCCATCGCCCCAGATCGGCCTGGAGCGCCCCGCTGGCCGCGTCGATGAGCCGGCGCCCGGCCACGTCCGCGGAGCTGGTCATGATGATGACATCACCGGTGTCGCGGTGCCACAGGCCGAACGCGTTGACGCCGGGCACGGTCCACAGCACCTTCCCCGTCCTGGGTGACCGCGCGACCACGTCGTCGCCGTGGTCCTGGCAGAGGATCGCTCCGCAGCCCATGACGCTGTCGTCGCCGGCGATCGCCTCCGAACGCCACAGCTCCCGCCGGGTGGCCCGGTCATAGCCCACGAGGATCTGCTGCGGGCTGTCGATCCCCGGCTCGGGCGGGGCGGGCAGCCT
It contains:
- a CDS encoding outer membrane protein assembly factor BamB family protein, with protein sequence MNESREIVIDLGGAPRDLGDPPWSRDRPSGRRLLYALACAVVVLATAGASALPAAAPPWRRMTTFATVAADLTWVTGDVVLEQQAAVGPVTVRGLADGSIRWQADLRLDDVYAMAVNGLLLVSGKVRDGSGAGAGVGTAEVVAVDAATGEPRWTRPGSLHSVTPDERLAVLMQGDGAWPQFAGIEVPGGAERWRFDPGQGVSIDNIAEAFGNLLVPQPLPVLDFYLLTRRDGSRLQLRLDSGTTSDISWLPPNSTVSFIDDETIVVDTSVGPLPLPGSSQPTMAMGFDRASRRELWHSAVAGSSLNTLRCGALVCRDVRGAIVATVPRSGEARWTAPNAAIFGLWHRGDGEELIVVQQGDRGGRVVLDAVTGARRADLGAWQAVGLDAGGLVVAIIDDGTTDEKRTWVGLVPASGDLTVTTLGLFGPTGPPVTSCWSKSAWVVCAGLGSLMAVPIRTPATTLPTG